TCGTCTGCCCCACCGAGCTGGGCGACCTCGCTGACCACTACGCCGAATTCCAGAAGCTGGGCGTGGAAATCTACGGGGTGTCCACCGACACCCATTTCACCCACAAGGCCTGGCACGACACCTCGGAAACCATCGGCAAGATCAAGTACCCGCTGGTGGGCGACCCGACCCAGGCGATCTCGCGGAACTTCGGCGTGCTCATCGAAGAGGCCGGCCTGGCTGAGCGCGGCACCTTCGTGATCGATCCGGCAGGCAAGATCCAGATCATCGAGATCAACGCCGGGGGCATCGGCCGCAACGCTGAAGAGCTGCTCCGCAAGATCAAGGCCGCCCAGTATGTCGCCAGCCACCCCGGCGAGGTCTGCCCGGCGAAGTGGCAGGAAGGCGAGGCGACCTTGGCTCCTTCGCTGGATCTCGTCGGCAAGATCTGAGGCGTTTCCGCCACCCTGACGGCCCGCAGCGCAGAGGATTCCGGGGCACCGGCTCCAGAGTCCTCTGCCCGGGCGAGGGGACGCCTGTCCCGGGCGTTCCCGCAGCACCCTTCTTTGGAGAACGACGATGCTCGCGGCAGACATCAAGGCCCAGTTGAAGGGCTACCTCGAAAAGCTCGTCCAGCCGATCGAGCTGGTGGCCTCGCTCGATGACGGCACCAAGTCCGCCGAGATGCTCGCGTTGCTCCAGGAGATCTCAACACTCTCCGGCAAGGTGGATCTTCGCACGGACGGGCACCACCCCCGCCGGCCCTCATTCGGCATCAGCCGGGTGGGCGAGGTTCCGCGCGTGCATTTCTCGGGCCTTCCCATGGGCCACGAATTCACCTCGCTGGTGCTGGCGCTCCTGCAGGTCAGTGGCCATCCACCCAAGCTGGAAGCGGAGGCCATCGAACAGATCCGTGGTCTGGACGGTCGATTTCGCTTCGAGACCTTCGTCTCGCTGTCCTGCCACAACTGCCCGGAGGTGGTACAGGCCCTCAACGCGATGGCCGCGCTCCATCCGGGCTTTGAAGCGGAGATGATCGACGGGGCGCTCTTCCAGGCGGAAGTCGATGCCCGCCAGATCATGGGCGTGCCGGCGATCTTTTTGAACGGGGAGCCCTTCGGCCAGGGTCGCACCAGCGTGGAGGAAGTCCTGGCCCGGCTGGATGCGGGCGCCGCCGGGCGGGAAGCGGAAAAGCTCAGCCACAAGGAGGCCTTCGAGGTTCTGGTGGTCGGCGGCGGCCCGGCAGGTTCAGCCGCTGCGATCTACGCCGCCCGCAAGGGCATCCGCACGGGCCTGGTGGCCGAGCGCTTCGGCGGGCAGGTGCTCGACACCCTGGGCATCGAGAACTTCATCTCGGTGAAGGAGACCGAGGGGCCCAAGCTGGCGCAGGCGCTTGAGCAGCATGTCCGCGAGTACGAGGTCGACATCATCCATCTGCAGCGGGCCGAGGCCTTGATTCCGGCTGGGGCCGACAGCCTCATCGGAGTGCGCCTGGCGAGCGGGGCGGTCCTCAAGAGCCGGACCGTGATTCTCGCCACCGGCGCCCGGTGGCGGGAGATGAAGGTGCCGGGTGAGCAGGAGTACCGCACCAAGGGGGTGGCGTATTGCCCCCACTGCGACGGCCCGCTGTTCAAAGGCAAGCGCGTCGCCGTGATCGGCGGCGGGAACTCCGGCGTGGAGGCCGCGATCGATCTGGCCGGCATCACGGCCCATGTCACGCTGATCGAATTCGACCGGGACCTCCGGGCCGATGCCGTCCTCCAGAAGAAGCTCCACAGTCTGGCGAATGTGGCCGTGGTGACCTCGGCGCAGACCACCGAAGTCCTGGGTGACGGGCAGAAGGTCGTCGGCCTCGCCTACCGGGACCGGATCAGCGGCGAATCCCACGCGCTCGACCTGGAGGGGATCTTCGTCCAGATCGGCCTGCTGCCCAACACCGACTGGCTCAAGGGCGCGGTGGCCCTCTCGCCGCGCGGCGAGATCGAGGTCGATTCCCGGGGCCAGACCTCAATGCCCGGTGTCTTCGCCGCCGGCGATGCGACCACGGTGCCTTTCAAGCAGATCATCATCGCGATGGGCGAGGGTGCCAAGGCCAGCCTGGGCGCCTT
The window above is part of the Geothrix sp. genome. Proteins encoded here:
- the ahpC gene encoding alkyl hydroperoxide reductase subunit C; this encodes MSLINTEVKPFSATAFQNGQFIPVNEADLKGKWSVFFFYPADFTFVCPTELGDLADHYAEFQKLGVEIYGVSTDTHFTHKAWHDTSETIGKIKYPLVGDPTQAISRNFGVLIEEAGLAERGTFVIDPAGKIQIIEINAGGIGRNAEELLRKIKAAQYVASHPGEVCPAKWQEGEATLAPSLDLVGKI
- the ahpF gene encoding alkyl hydroperoxide reductase subunit F yields the protein MLAADIKAQLKGYLEKLVQPIELVASLDDGTKSAEMLALLQEISTLSGKVDLRTDGHHPRRPSFGISRVGEVPRVHFSGLPMGHEFTSLVLALLQVSGHPPKLEAEAIEQIRGLDGRFRFETFVSLSCHNCPEVVQALNAMAALHPGFEAEMIDGALFQAEVDARQIMGVPAIFLNGEPFGQGRTSVEEVLARLDAGAAGREAEKLSHKEAFEVLVVGGGPAGSAAAIYAARKGIRTGLVAERFGGQVLDTLGIENFISVKETEGPKLAQALEQHVREYEVDIIHLQRAEALIPAGADSLIGVRLASGAVLKSRTVILATGARWREMKVPGEQEYRTKGVAYCPHCDGPLFKGKRVAVIGGGNSGVEAAIDLAGITAHVTLIEFDRDLRADAVLQKKLHSLANVAVVTSAQTTEVLGDGQKVVGLAYRDRISGESHALDLEGIFVQIGLLPNTDWLKGAVALSPRGEIEVDSRGQTSMPGVFAAGDATTVPFKQIIIAMGEGAKASLGAFDHLIRTSVPA